The Niallia alba genome includes a window with the following:
- the folP gene encoding dihydropteroate synthase, whose protein sequence is MVNKIECGPYTLDYEQKTIVMGILNVNPDSFSDGGKYNEVDKAVERAIQMVEDGADIIDIGGESTRPGYTEISVEEELERVIPIIERLKMEVEVPLSIDTYKGEVARQSLRAGAHVINDIWGAKRDSNMAAIAAEYQAPLILMHNRDNLNYTSFLEDVVSDLQESIDIAIGAGVSNEKIILDPGIGFAKDLNGNLEMMRGLDRLVAMGYPVLLATSRKSLIGNVLNLPVEERIEGTGATICYGIQKGCQLIRVHDVKEMTRMARMMDALMGKGEYSG, encoded by the coding sequence ATGGTAAATAAAATAGAGTGTGGCCCATATACATTGGATTATGAACAAAAAACAATTGTAATGGGAATTTTAAATGTAAATCCGGATTCCTTTTCCGATGGCGGTAAATATAACGAAGTAGACAAAGCGGTAGAGCGTGCGATCCAGATGGTAGAGGACGGAGCAGATATTATTGATATAGGTGGGGAGTCTACCAGACCTGGATATACAGAAATTTCGGTCGAAGAAGAATTGGAACGAGTTATCCCGATTATTGAACGATTAAAGATGGAGGTAGAAGTTCCCTTATCGATTGATACATATAAAGGTGAAGTAGCAAGACAATCTTTACGAGCAGGTGCTCATGTTATTAATGATATATGGGGAGCGAAAAGAGACTCTAACATGGCAGCTATTGCAGCTGAATATCAAGCTCCACTTATCTTAATGCATAATAGAGATAATCTTAACTATACGTCCTTTTTAGAAGATGTAGTCTCTGATTTGCAGGAAAGTATCGATATTGCTATAGGAGCAGGAGTCTCTAACGAGAAAATCATCCTTGATCCTGGTATTGGCTTTGCGAAAGATTTAAACGGAAACTTGGAAATGATGAGGGGCTTAGATAGACTTGTAGCTATGGGATATCCAGTGTTGCTTGCTACCTCTAGAAAATCATTGATTGGAAATGTTTTGAATTTACCTGTAGAAGAACGAATAGAAGGAACAGGTGCAACTATTTGCTATGGTATTCAAAAAGGATGTCAGCTAATCCGTGTTCATGATGTAAAAGAAATGACGCGGATGGCACGCATGATGGATGCACTGATGGGAAAGGGAGAATACAGTGGATAA
- the pabA gene encoding aminodeoxychorismate/anthranilate synthase component II, with amino-acid sequence MIYMIDNYDSFTYNLVQYLGSLGQELQVKRNDETSIEEIKKNNPAYLMISPGPCTPNDAGISLEAIQTFAGKLPIFGVCLGHQAIGQVFGGEVVQAGNLMHGKISLIYHDGKTIFQGLPNPFPATRYHSLIVKKETLPECLEISAWTKEGEIMGLRHKELPVEGVQFHPESIMTEAGMEILHNFIQSYREGTE; translated from the coding sequence ATGATTTACATGATTGATAACTATGATTCTTTTACCTATAACCTTGTGCAATACTTAGGTTCATTAGGACAAGAATTACAAGTAAAAAGAAATGACGAAACTTCTATAGAGGAAATAAAAAAGAACAACCCAGCATATTTAATGATTTCTCCTGGACCGTGTACTCCGAATGATGCAGGGATTAGTTTGGAAGCTATTCAAACCTTTGCTGGTAAATTACCGATTTTTGGTGTATGTCTTGGTCATCAAGCAATTGGACAAGTTTTTGGAGGAGAGGTTGTACAAGCAGGCAATTTAATGCATGGAAAGATTTCGCTTATCTATCATGATGGCAAAACTATTTTTCAAGGTTTGCCTAATCCGTTCCCGGCTACACGCTATCATTCTTTGATTGTAAAAAAAGAAACATTACCTGAGTGTTTGGAAATATCTGCTTGGACGAAAGAAGGGGAGATTATGGGGCTTAGGCATAAAGAGCTTCCAGTCGAAGGCGTGCAGTTCCATCCGGAATCTATTATGACTGAAGCTGGTATGGAAATCTTGCATAACTTTATTCAATCTTATCGAGAAGGAACCGAGTGA
- a CDS encoding helix-turn-helix domain-containing protein → METTEKWGRRIRAFRKLKGYTQESLAKELLVSVSILGEIERGNRMPSEEMIDSIVGVLKITREELDPHQNK, encoded by the coding sequence ATGGAAACGACAGAAAAATGGGGAAGACGTATTCGAGCTTTTCGAAAGCTAAAAGGATATACACAGGAAAGTTTAGCAAAAGAGTTACTTGTTTCTGTTTCTATATTAGGAGAGATTGAGCGGGGGAATCGTATGCCTTCAGAAGAAATGATTGATTCTATTGTAGGGGTACTAAAGATAACAAGAGAAGAGTTAGATCCACATCAAAATAAATAA
- the pabC gene encoding aminodeoxychorismate lyase, with translation MYIYLNGKIIPQEEAVVSVFDHGFMYGVGLFETLRVYEGHPFLLEDHLERLNEGLKEMNIEKSFGREEAVSIIKALLSKNKIENAYIRWNISAGSGMIGLQTEPYKQPNTIVYIKPLPKAAGMVEKTGKIVAISRNTPEGAFRLKSHHFFNNILAKREIGPEMTMEGIFLTKEGYIAEGITSNLFWIIDGELYTPSLQTGILNGITRQFILKLAQDKGIVIKEGMFSLDILEHAQEVFATNSIQEIIPIKRIETNVYKGMEGPIVTMLHKKYRKHTNQLWSVKELGGIKEW, from the coding sequence ATGTATATATACTTAAATGGAAAGATTATTCCCCAGGAAGAAGCTGTTGTATCGGTTTTTGACCACGGCTTTATGTATGGAGTAGGCTTATTTGAAACGTTGCGTGTATATGAAGGTCATCCCTTTTTATTAGAAGATCATCTTGAACGATTAAATGAAGGATTAAAAGAGATGAATATAGAGAAGTCTTTTGGACGAGAAGAGGCAGTATCTATTATTAAAGCTCTACTGAGTAAAAATAAGATTGAAAATGCTTATATTCGCTGGAATATTTCAGCAGGAAGTGGAATGATCGGACTCCAAACAGAGCCATATAAACAACCAAATACCATTGTGTATATAAAGCCTCTTCCAAAGGCAGCTGGTATGGTTGAAAAAACGGGGAAAATAGTTGCAATTTCAAGGAATACGCCAGAAGGAGCCTTTCGCTTAAAATCCCATCATTTTTTTAATAATATCCTTGCTAAGCGTGAGATTGGACCGGAGATGACCATGGAAGGAATCTTCTTAACAAAGGAAGGATATATAGCAGAGGGGATTACATCTAATCTTTTCTGGATTATTGACGGTGAGCTCTATACCCCTAGCTTGCAAACGGGCATCTTGAATGGGATTACGAGGCAGTTTATTTTAAAACTTGCACAGGATAAAGGGATAGTTATTAAAGAAGGTATGTTTTCGCTTGATATCCTTGAGCATGCCCAGGAGGTATTTGCAACAAATTCTATCCAGGAGATAATACCGATTAAAAGAATAGAAACTAATGTATATAAGGGAATGGAAGGTCCTATTGTTACAATGCTGCATAAAAAGTATAGAAAACATACTAATCAATTATGGTCGGTAAAAGAGTTAGGAGGAATAAAGGAATGGTAA
- the folK gene encoding 2-amino-4-hydroxy-6-hydroxymethyldihydropteridine diphosphokinase — protein sequence MNEVYLSLGSNIGNRFEYIYEAVQMLQSQEEIKVVNISSIYETDPVGYEEQALFLNIVVQIETSLNPLSLLEQCQRIESELGRKRIIKWGPRTIDLDILLYNHENIVSEKLIIPHPRIEERAFVLVPLIEIAPDIKLPNKSILLKESLKLLRDREGVKVWKRQKNGEDVFELFES from the coding sequence ATGAATGAAGTTTATTTATCGTTAGGATCGAATATTGGAAATCGGTTTGAATACATATATGAAGCTGTGCAAATGTTGCAAAGTCAAGAAGAAATAAAAGTGGTAAATATTTCATCCATTTATGAAACAGATCCAGTTGGATATGAGGAACAAGCACTATTTTTGAATATTGTCGTCCAGATTGAAACTTCATTAAACCCTTTATCTTTATTAGAACAATGCCAGAGGATAGAAAGTGAACTTGGAAGAAAAAGGATAATTAAGTGGGGCCCAAGAACAATAGACCTTGACATTTTATTGTATAATCATGAAAATATAGTATCAGAGAAGCTAATTATTCCACATCCAAGAATAGAAGAGCGAGCATTTGTTTTAGTTCCGTTAATAGAAATTGCTCCAGATATAAAGTTACCAAATAAATCAATACTTTTAAAAGAAAGTTTGAAGCTTTTGCGAGATAGAGAAGGAGTAAAGGTATGGAAACGACAGAAAAATGGGGAAGACGTATTCGAGCTTTTCGAAAGCTAA
- the dusB gene encoding tRNA dihydrouridine synthase DusB produces MFKIGNVEISNRVVLAPMAGISNSAFRLTVKEFGAGLVCAEMISDKGIVLKNKKTMNMLYIDERENPMSLQIFGGEKETLVEAAQFVDKNTNADIIDINMGCPVPKITKCDAGAKWLLDPDKIYDMVSAVVENVDKPVTVKMRMGWDEDHIYAVRNAQAVERAGGAAVALHGRTRVQLYEGKANWDIIREVKQSINIPLMGNGDVNTPQDAKRMLDETGCDGVMIGRAALGNPWMIYSTVKYLETGELVSDPSIREKMDVCILHLDRLISLKGEYVAVREMRKHAAWYLKGIKGNAKTRNAVNECETREQLVTLLNALVLEVEERERFEMEVG; encoded by the coding sequence TTGTTTAAAATAGGAAATGTTGAAATCAGTAACCGTGTTGTGCTTGCGCCAATGGCTGGTATTTCAAATTCTGCTTTTCGTCTAACGGTTAAGGAATTTGGAGCGGGTCTTGTTTGTGCGGAAATGATTAGTGATAAAGGCATTGTTTTAAAAAACAAGAAAACAATGAACATGCTTTATATAGATGAGCGCGAAAATCCAATGAGTTTACAGATTTTTGGCGGCGAAAAAGAAACATTAGTGGAAGCGGCGCAATTTGTTGATAAGAATACTAATGCAGATATTATTGATATTAACATGGGGTGTCCTGTGCCAAAGATTACAAAATGTGATGCAGGTGCTAAATGGTTGTTAGATCCAGATAAAATTTATGATATGGTTTCTGCTGTGGTTGAAAATGTTGATAAACCAGTAACGGTTAAAATGCGTATGGGATGGGATGAAGACCATATATATGCAGTAAGAAATGCACAAGCGGTTGAACGTGCAGGCGGAGCAGCGGTTGCATTACACGGCCGGACACGTGTGCAACTGTATGAAGGAAAAGCAAATTGGGATATTATCCGTGAAGTAAAACAATCGATCAATATTCCCTTAATGGGTAATGGAGATGTAAATACACCACAAGATGCAAAAAGAATGTTAGATGAAACTGGCTGTGATGGTGTAATGATTGGGAGAGCCGCTCTAGGTAATCCGTGGATGATTTATAGTACGGTTAAGTATTTAGAAACAGGAGAATTAGTAAGTGATCCGTCAATACGTGAAAAGATGGATGTATGTATTCTTCATCTAGATCGATTAATTAGCTTAAAAGGCGAGTATGTAGCAGTTAGAGAAATGCGAAAACATGCTGCTTGGTATTTGAAAGGCATTAAAGGGAATGCAAAAACAAGAAATGCAGTTAATGAATGTGAGACTAGAGAGCAGCTAGTGACACTCTTGAACGCTTTAGTCTTAGAGGTAGAGGAAAGAGAACGATTTGAAATGGAAGTAGGCTAA
- a CDS encoding anthranilate synthase component I family protein — MKNYKVYSKTISLSYEQFFRSFLTLAEDESHYVLLESGRGGRYSIGAISPVVKMIGRNNRLEVIDKQGIVLIKGNPLHSIKEVMNNYVVEADPKLPEFQGGALGFISYDYIRYIEKIPNQTVDDMDIPDVFFLLFEEWFTYDHQENELWISGLYEENQLAIVRDKVETYALGWGGESKEEQIQGDVVKSEGVKVSIEDNEFQQSVRKIQKYISQGDVFQVNLSVRQAKPLHVSALDVYKQLRILNPSPYMGYFHTPEFQLVSGSPELLVKKKGKEVSTRPIAGTRSRGKDEAEDLVLARELIESEKERAEHVMLVDLERNDLGRVCAYGSVQVDEFMVIEKYSHVMHIVSNVKGQLADEKDEFDLIDSMFPGGTITGAPKIRTMEIIEELEPVRRGPYTGSLGWIGFNHDMELNIMIRTMLVKDNQAYVQAGAGIVIDSIPANEYKESMKKARALWNAKELAEEKLGGSK, encoded by the coding sequence TTGAAGAATTACAAGGTATATAGTAAGACGATTTCTCTCTCGTATGAGCAGTTTTTTAGGAGTTTTTTAACACTTGCTGAAGATGAATCCCATTATGTTTTATTAGAAAGTGGACGGGGTGGCAGATATAGCATTGGTGCTATTTCCCCTGTAGTAAAAATGATAGGTAGAAATAATCGGTTAGAAGTGATAGATAAACAAGGCATTGTATTAATCAAAGGCAATCCGCTTCATTCGATTAAAGAGGTAATGAATAATTATGTTGTAGAAGCTGATCCGAAGCTGCCTGAGTTTCAAGGAGGAGCACTCGGGTTTATTAGCTATGACTATATTCGATATATCGAAAAGATTCCTAATCAGACAGTTGATGATATGGATATCCCGGATGTATTCTTTTTGTTATTTGAAGAGTGGTTTACGTATGATCATCAAGAAAATGAATTATGGATATCTGGGTTATATGAAGAAAATCAATTAGCCATCGTTCGGGATAAAGTCGAAACCTATGCATTAGGATGGGGGGGCGAAAGTAAAGAGGAACAAATACAAGGTGATGTAGTAAAGTCTGAGGGTGTAAAGGTATCGATTGAAGATAATGAATTTCAACAATCTGTGCGCAAGATTCAGAAATATATTTCGCAGGGTGATGTATTTCAAGTTAATTTATCTGTTCGACAGGCTAAACCGTTGCACGTGTCTGCGCTCGATGTCTATAAGCAACTAAGAATATTAAACCCATCTCCTTATATGGGCTATTTTCATACACCTGAGTTTCAGTTAGTTAGTGGGTCACCAGAGCTTCTTGTCAAAAAGAAGGGAAAAGAAGTAAGCACACGTCCGATAGCGGGAACAAGGTCACGTGGGAAGGATGAGGCAGAGGATTTAGTACTTGCTCGTGAGTTGATCGAGAGTGAGAAGGAAAGAGCAGAACATGTTATGTTAGTAGACCTAGAAAGAAATGATTTAGGGAGAGTATGTGCGTACGGGAGCGTGCAAGTCGACGAATTTATGGTAATTGAAAAGTATTCCCATGTTATGCATATAGTATCCAATGTAAAAGGGCAACTTGCAGATGAGAAAGATGAATTTGATCTTATTGATAGCATGTTTCCGGGTGGAACAATCACGGGAGCTCCGAAAATACGCACAATGGAAATCATTGAAGAATTAGAGCCAGTGCGTCGTGGCCCTTATACTGGCTCATTAGGATGGATTGGCTTTAATCATGATATGGAATTAAATATTATGATTAGAACGATGCTGGTGAAAGACAACCAAGCATATGTACAAGCGGGTGCGGGAATAGTGATTGATTCTATACCTGCAAATGAATACAAAGAATCAATGAAAAAGGCTAGAGCGCTGTGGAATGCGAAAGAATTAGCGGAAGAGAAATTAGGTGGTAGCAAATGA
- the lysS gene encoding lysine--tRNA ligase, with amino-acid sequence MSHEELNLNDQLLVRRNKMNELREQGIDPFGKRFDRTHLSEALKKQYESLEKEELEEKNIAVTIAGRVMTKRGKGKAGFAHIQDLEGQIQLYVRKDNVGEEQYAIFNSVDLGDIVGVEGVLFKTNVGELSVKVKDFTLLTKALRPLPDKFHGLKDIEQRYRQRYLDLISSEESKNTFILRSKIIQSMRRYLDNHGYLEVETPMMHSIAGGASARPFITHHNALDMPLYMRIAIELHLKRLIVGGLEKVYEIGRVFRNEGVSTRHNPEFTMIELYEAYADYRDIMSLTENLVAHIAQEIHGSTTVTYGDYQVDLKPEWTRLHMVDAIKQYTGVDFWPEMSVEEARKLAKENNIEINDNMTYGHIVNEFFEQRVEEKLIQPTFIYGHPLEISPLAKKNEEDPRFTDRFELFIVGREHANAFTELNDPIDQRERFEAQLKEREQGNDEAHLMDEDFVEALEYGMPPTGGLGIGIDRLVMLLTNSPSIRDVLLFPLMRHR; translated from the coding sequence ATGAGTCATGAAGAATTAAACTTAAATGACCAATTACTAGTTAGACGTAACAAAATGAATGAGTTACGTGAACAAGGAATAGATCCGTTTGGTAAACGTTTTGATAGAACTCATTTATCAGAAGCTCTAAAAAAACAATATGAATCTCTAGAGAAAGAAGAGCTAGAGGAAAAAAATATTGCTGTTACAATTGCTGGTAGAGTAATGACGAAAAGAGGGAAAGGGAAAGCTGGATTTGCTCATATCCAAGATCTTGAAGGACAGATCCAATTGTATGTTCGTAAAGATAATGTAGGGGAAGAGCAGTATGCTATTTTCAACTCTGTAGATTTAGGAGATATTGTCGGAGTTGAGGGTGTTTTATTTAAAACGAATGTAGGAGAACTTTCTGTTAAAGTAAAAGATTTTACTTTACTGACAAAAGCTCTTCGTCCATTACCGGATAAATTCCATGGTTTGAAAGATATTGAGCAACGTTATCGCCAACGTTACTTAGATTTAATTTCAAGTGAAGAAAGCAAGAACACTTTTATTCTTCGCAGTAAAATTATTCAATCTATGCGCCGTTATTTAGATAACCACGGCTATTTAGAAGTAGAAACACCGATGATGCACTCTATCGCAGGAGGAGCTTCGGCACGTCCATTTATTACACATCATAATGCATTAGATATGCCTTTATATATGCGTATTGCTATTGAGCTTCACTTAAAAAGATTGATTGTTGGTGGATTAGAGAAAGTATATGAAATCGGTCGTGTATTCCGTAATGAAGGCGTATCAACAAGACATAATCCAGAATTTACGATGATTGAGCTTTATGAGGCTTATGCGGATTACCGTGATATTATGAGCCTTACAGAAAATTTAGTTGCACATATTGCACAAGAAATTCACGGTTCCACTACTGTAACTTATGGAGACTACCAAGTTGATTTAAAACCAGAATGGACAAGACTTCATATGGTAGATGCTATTAAGCAATATACAGGAGTAGATTTCTGGCCAGAGATGAGCGTAGAAGAGGCAAGAAAATTAGCAAAAGAAAATAATATAGAAATTAATGATAATATGACATATGGTCATATAGTTAATGAGTTCTTTGAGCAAAGAGTTGAGGAAAAATTAATTCAGCCTACATTTATCTATGGTCACCCATTAGAAATTTCACCATTAGCAAAGAAAAATGAGGAGGATCCTCGTTTTACAGATCGATTTGAATTATTTATCGTAGGTAGAGAGCACGCGAATGCCTTTACTGAATTAAATGATCCAATTGATCAACGTGAAAGATTTGAAGCACAATTAAAAGAGCGTGAACAAGGAAATGATGAAGCGCACTTAATGGATGAAGATTTTGTAGAGGCGTTGGAATATGGAATGCCTCCAACAGGTGGATTAGGTATTGGTATTGATCGCCTAGTTATGCTGTTAACAAACTCTCCTTCTATTAGAGATGTATTATTATTCCCGTTGATGAGACATCGCTAA
- the folB gene encoding dihydroneopterin aldolase has protein sequence MDKIILNQMEFYGYHGVFKEENKLGQRFIVDLQAEVDLAKAGETDDLQYSVNYGQLFLDVKEIVEGKPYKLIEAVAENITRKLLSSYSPIESITVCIIKPDPPIPGHYKSVAVEITRKRKG, from the coding sequence GTGGATAAGATCATATTAAATCAAATGGAATTCTATGGTTATCATGGTGTTTTTAAAGAAGAAAATAAATTGGGTCAACGCTTTATTGTGGATTTACAGGCAGAAGTGGATTTAGCAAAGGCTGGAGAAACAGATGACTTACAATATTCGGTGAATTATGGACAGCTTTTTTTAGATGTCAAGGAGATAGTGGAAGGAAAACCGTATAAATTGATTGAGGCGGTAGCTGAGAATATCACACGGAAACTTTTATCATCTTATTCCCCCATTGAAAGTATAACCGTTTGTATCATTAAACCAGACCCACCTATTCCAGGTCACTATAAATCGGTTGCTGTGGAAATTACGAGGAAGAGAAAAGGATGA